In Streptomyces sp. NBC_00341, the DNA window GCTGCTGGACAGCATGACGCGGGCGCCCGCCGGACTGCCCACTCCGAGGCTGGAGATGCTCGGCGCCCAGGAGCGCGAGCAACTGGTCACCGAGTGGAGCGGATCCTCCCGGCTGCCGGCCGTCGCGGGACGGGAACCCGGCCGTGACCGGACCGTCCACCAGCTGATCGGGGACATCGCCCGCGCCCACCCCGAGGCCGTCGCCGTCTCCGTGCCCGACCTTCGGGGCCCCACGGAACACCTCACATACGGAGAGCTCGACCGCAGGGCCGATACCAGGGCCCGGCGGCTGCGCGAGCTGGGCGTGACCCAGGGTTCCGTCGTGGGGCTCTGCCTCGACAAGTCACCGGAACTGGTCGTCACCCTCCTCGCGGTGCTCAGGGCGGGCGGCGCCTACCTGCCGGTCCACCCCGACCAGCCCGCGGAGCGCGTCGCCCACGTACTGGGCATCGCGCAGGCCGCCCTCATCGTCGTCGACGACACGCGCGCCGCGTGGGCCGAGGGCCTGCCCGCCACCGTGCTGACCCCGGCGAGGCTGGGCGCCACGGAGACCGAGGGGCCCGCGCCGCAGGGGAGCACCGACCTCGACGCGCCCGCCTACGTCATCAACACCTCGGGGTCCACCGGCCGTCCCAAGGCCGTGCGGGTCAGCCATCGCAGCCTCGTCTCGGCGTACGCGGCATGGTCCGGGGAGTACCGGCTGGCGGACGCGGCACGCGTCCACCTCCAGATGGCCGAGCCCTCGTTCGACGTGTTCACCGGCGACCTGGTCCGCGCACTCTGCTCCGGCGGCCGGCTGGTCCTGGCCGACCGGGACCTGATCTTCGACACGAGCCGCCTGTACCGCACCATGCGGACGGAACGGGTCGACAGCGCGGAGTTCGTCCCCGCCGTCGTACGGGGCCTGATGGACCACTGCGAGCGCGCTGGCGAACGGCTCGACTTCATGAGCCTGCTGGTGGTCGGTTCCGATGCGTGGAAGGTGGCGGAGTACGAGCGGCTGCGCGGTCTGTGCGGTCCCGGTACCAGGGTGATCAACTCCTACGGCGTCACCGAGGCCACCATCGACAGCGCCTTCTTCGAAGGGCCCGCGGACGGTCTTGAGCCAGGTCTCATGGTGCCGATCGGCCGCCCGCTGGCCAACAGCACACTCCATGTCCTGGACGAACACGGCGAACCCGTCCCGCCAGGCGTGCCGGGCGAGCTGTGGATCGGCGGCGAGGGCGTCGCGATCGGCTACGCCGGTGACCCGGAACAGACGGCGCAACGCTTCGTGACGCGGCAACTGAGCCGCGAGCCGGGCGCCGCACCGGTACGGCTGTACCGGACGGGCGACGTGGCGCGCTGGGACACGCACGGCCGGATGCACCTGCTCGGACGCAGCGACCACCAGGTCAAGCTGCGCGGCCACCGGATCGAGGTCGCCGAGATCGAATCGCACCTGGCGGGCTGGCCGGGCCTCGCCCGCGCCGTGGTGGCCGTCCGCCCCGACGCGGCCGGAGAACCGATCCTCTGCGCGTACTGCGTGGCGGAGCCGGGACGGACACTGGACCGGCGGGCCGTGCGCCGCCATCTCGCGGGAGCGGTACCGGCCTTCATGGTGCCGTCCCATGTCGTCGAGCTGCCGGAGCTGCCGCTCACCGCGCACGGAAAGGTGGATGTCGCCGCGCTCCCGGTACCGGCCGGCACGGACCGGCAGCAGTCGTACGAAGCACCGGTGACCCTCTACGAACTCAGCATGGCCCGGCACTGGGAGGCGCTGCTCGGGATGGACCGGGCGGGGCTCGGGGACGACTTCTTCGAATCCGGCGGCAGCTCGATCAAGCTGATCGAGCTGATCCACCACCTGCGGACGGAGTTCGGCATCGGCGTCCCGGTCAGCCGCCTGTACCAGGCCACGACCCTGCACGGCATGGCCGCGGCCGTGGCGGACCTCGTCAACAACACGACCTCGGAGGAGCTGCCGTACCTCACCTTCAACCCCGGGCCGGGACAGCCCGTCTTCTGCTTCCCCCCGGCCGGCGGCCACGCGCTCGTCTACCGCGGTTTCGCGGCGCAGCTCCTGACGTACCCGATCGTCGCGTTCAACTATGTGCCCGGTGACGACAAGGTCGCCCGGTACGCGGATCTGGTGGAGTCCGTCGGGCCGGAGGGCCCCTGCCGGCTGCTCGGGTACTCGCTGGGCGGCAACCTCGCGTTCGAGGTGGCCAAGGAGCTCGAATCACGCGGGCGCGAGGTCTCCCACGTCGTGGTGCTGGACTCCCGCCGCATCCTGGAGACGTACGAGCCGGGCGAGGAGGGCGTAAGGATCTTCGAGGAGGAGCTGGGCCGGCATCTGTACCAGCACACCGGCTCGGAGATCGTCGCCAAGACCGTCCTCGAACACGCGGCCGAGTATGTGGGTTTCTGCGGCAGAACCCCCAACACCGGGACGGTGGCGGCCTCGGTCGGCGTCGTCACCGACGAGGAGAAGGCGGGCCTCTACGCCCCCGGCGCCCCCGGAACCTGGCACGGCAGCTCAACCGGCGGGACCCACGTCCTGCGGGGCTCCGGGACCCACGCCGACATGCTCGACCCCAAACACCTCCCGCGCAACGCCGCCCTGGTACGCGCCCTTCTCACGGGGGACGCCGACCATGCCGGATGAGGACGACTGGGACAGCCCGCACCGGACACCCGGCAGCGCGCCCCGCGTCATCGTCATCGGCGCGGGAGTGGCAGGCCTGTCCACCGGCTGCTACGCGCAGATGAGCGGGATGCGGACCCGCATCTTCGAGAAACACGTGCTGCCCGGTGGATGCTGCACGGCCTGGTCCCGCGACGGCTACCTCTTCGACTACTGCATCGAGTGGCTGATCGGCACCGCCGCGGGCAACGACGCCAACCAGGTCTGGCGCGAGCTGGGCGCGCTCGACGGCAAGACCGTCAGGAACTTCGACCTGTTCAACAAGGTCGTCGACGAGGACGGCAGGTCGGTGACCTTCTGGAACGACCCGGCCCGGCTGGAGGAACACCTGCTGCGCGTATCGCCCGCCGACGCGCGCCTGATCCGTTCCTTCTGCCGTGACCTGAGGAGGTTCACGGAGATCGAGCTGTACCCGTTCCTGACCGCGCCGGCCCTGCGGACCGTACGGGAACGGGCGGCGACACTGCGCACCGTACTGCCGGCGTTCCGCCTCTTCTGGCGCACCGCCGCCACCCCGATGCACCGGTTCGCGGACCGGTTCGAGGACCCGCTGCTGCGCAGAGCCTTCCGGAACATCTTCTTCCAGGACCCGGAGGGCTTCCCCCTGCTCCCGTACCTCTTCAACATGGCCAGCGCCTACCACGGCAACGCGGGCTTCCCGCAGGGCGGTTCGCTCGGCCTCGCCCGCTCCGTCGAGGAGCGGTACACCGGGCTCGGCGGGACGGTCACCTACCGCGCCCGTACCGAGAGGGTGCTGGTGGACAGCGGGCGGGCCGTCGGAATCGAGCTGCGCAACGGCAGGAGGTACTACGCGGATCACATCGTCTCCGCCGCCGACGGGCACACCACCGTCTACGAGCTGCTGGGAGGCAGATACACCGGCCCGAGGATCGACAAGCTCTACACCGAACTTCTGGAGCGCCCCGGAACGCTGTTCCCCGCCGTCGTCTCCGCGTTCGTCGGCGTCCATGGCGATCTCCCCGCCGGGGACGCTCACAGCACCACCTACCTGCTGGCGCCGGAGGAGGCCGCCGAACTGCCCGGCGCACTCCAGAACAGCCTGGTGGTCCAGCTGCGCTCGCGCTACTCGGACGGCTTCGCACCGCCGGGCAAGTCCGTGGTCCACTGCACCTACTTCAGCGACTACACCTACTGGAAGGCGCTGCGCCAGAGCGACCGCAAGGCCTACTGGGCGCAGAAACGCAAGGTGGCCGACTTCGTACGGCGGTTCCTGGGGCGGCTCTGGCCGGGCACGGCCGAGCGGATCGACCTGGTGGACGTGGCCTCACCGGCGACGACCCGGCGCTACACCGGAAACCACAACGGCTCGATCCTCGCCTGGAAGGCGTTCTCCGAAGCCGACGACGTGTCCGCCGGCCTGGTCGGCAAGGACCGGATGCGGCTGCCCGGACTCAGCGGCTTCTCCATGGCCGGCCAGTGGGTCGGCATGGGCGGACTGATCCGTGCCGCCTCCACCGGCCGCTTCGCCACCCAGTACCTGTGCGAGGAACTGGGTCTCCCGTTCAAGGCGTGGGAGAGCGGCGGCACCACCCCCTGGCACCCGGACAGACTGGGCAAGCTGCCCCAGCTCGACCGGTGGTCCTCCAAGGAGGGAACCGGCTCGTGAGGACAGACAGGAGTGAGACGAAGACGTCTGCGGCGGAGGCACCGCGCGACAGACAGACCATGATCATCATCGGCGCCGGGCTCGGCGGCCTCTCCACCGGCTGCTACGCGCAGATGAACGGCTACCGCTCCCAGGTGCTGGAGATGCACGAGATCCCGGGAGGGTGCTGCACCGCCTGGGAACGCGGCGACTTCACCCTGGACGCCTGTGTCAGCTGGATGCTCGGCAGCGGCCCCGGCAACGAGATGCACCAGATCTGGCTGGAGCTCGGCGCGCTCCAGGGCAAGGAGGTGCGCCACTTCGACGTCTTCAACATCGTGCGGGGGCAGGACGGCAGAGCGGTCTACTTCTACTCCGACCCGGACCGGCTGCAGGACCACCTCACCGAACTCTCGCCCGCCGACGCGAAGCAGATCCGGGAGTTCTGCCGCCAGCTGCGCTCCTTCCGCAAGGCGCTGGCCGTCTACCCGTTCCTCAAACCCGTGGGACTGATGGGGCGGGTGGAGCGATGGCGCATGCTGGCGTCGTTCGTCCCCTACTTCAACGCCGTACGCAAGTCGATCTCGGTGCTGATGTCGGAGTACTCGGCCCGGTTCAAGGACCCGCTGCTGCGGGAGGCGTTCAACTTCGTCCTGTACGAGAAGCACCCGGCGTTCCCCGTACTGCCGACCCACTTCCAGCTCGCCTCGCACGCCAACCTCTCGGCGGGCGTTCCCGAAGGCGGCTCGCTCGGCCTGGCCGAGTCGATCGAGCAGCGCTACCGCAGGCTCGGCGGCCGGGTCACGTACAACACCAAGGTCGAGGAGGTACTCATCGAGGACGACCGGGCGGTCGGTGTCCGGCTCAGCGACGGCCGGGAACTGCGCGCGGACATCATTGTGTCCGCCTGCGACGGACCCACCACGATGATGAAGCTCCTGGGAGGCCGCTACCTGAACGACGCCTACCGACGGCTCTACACCGAGACCCTCAACGAACCG includes these proteins:
- a CDS encoding NAD(P)/FAD-dependent oxidoreductase, which gives rise to MPDEDDWDSPHRTPGSAPRVIVIGAGVAGLSTGCYAQMSGMRTRIFEKHVLPGGCCTAWSRDGYLFDYCIEWLIGTAAGNDANQVWRELGALDGKTVRNFDLFNKVVDEDGRSVTFWNDPARLEEHLLRVSPADARLIRSFCRDLRRFTEIELYPFLTAPALRTVRERAATLRTVLPAFRLFWRTAATPMHRFADRFEDPLLRRAFRNIFFQDPEGFPLLPYLFNMASAYHGNAGFPQGGSLGLARSVEERYTGLGGTVTYRARTERVLVDSGRAVGIELRNGRRYYADHIVSAADGHTTVYELLGGRYTGPRIDKLYTELLERPGTLFPAVVSAFVGVHGDLPAGDAHSTTYLLAPEEAAELPGALQNSLVVQLRSRYSDGFAPPGKSVVHCTYFSDYTYWKALRQSDRKAYWAQKRKVADFVRRFLGRLWPGTAERIDLVDVASPATTRRYTGNHNGSILAWKAFSEADDVSAGLVGKDRMRLPGLSGFSMAGQWVGMGGLIRAASTGRFATQYLCEELGLPFKAWESGGTTPWHPDRLGKLPQLDRWSSKEGTGS
- a CDS encoding phytoene desaturase family protein; amino-acid sequence: MIIIGAGLGGLSTGCYAQMNGYRSQVLEMHEIPGGCCTAWERGDFTLDACVSWMLGSGPGNEMHQIWLELGALQGKEVRHFDVFNIVRGQDGRAVYFYSDPDRLQDHLTELSPADAKQIREFCRQLRSFRKALAVYPFLKPVGLMGRVERWRMLASFVPYFNAVRKSISVLMSEYSARFKDPLLREAFNFVLYEKHPAFPVLPTHFQLASHANLSAGVPEGGSLGLAESIEQRYRRLGGRVTYNTKVEEVLIEDDRAVGVRLSDGRELRADIIVSACDGPTTMMKLLGGRYLNDAYRRLYTETLNEPGMVFPGYFTLFLGLKRPFPEGEPCTTYLLDEAQAAELTGIRHRSINVQFRSRHYPELSPDGTTIVYATYFCDIAPWRALDEGPEQITRSRGGQELHTLPVRHGRGYYAAKRRARTALVKFLEERYPGLEDAIAVRDVSSPLTQVRYTGNHDGTVLGWQPFVESGETLEELVKKHGPGLPGLENFYLSGVWATTGGLIRAAAAGRHVMQFVCRDDGRAFTASLDETRPPPTHLVIPVGGLPAARSGSTGVEQEQEQK